The segment AGCGACTCTCGCGGGAAGTGCGGCGGTCGCTGCGGCATGGCCGCCACGATGAGGGCCAGCAGGTGCTCGCAGTTCTCCCCGGTCTCGGCCGACACCGGCACGATCTCCTTGAAGGCAAACGCGGCGCAGCAGGCGGAGATGAGCGCCAGGAGCTTCGACTTGGGAGCGACGAGATCGATCTTGTTGAGGACGGCGTACACGGGAACGCGCGCGCCCTTGAGGCGCTCGAAGATGGCGCGGTCGAGCCGCTCGGGTTTCTCGGTCGCCTCGAGAACCAGGCAGACGAGGTCGACGTCCTGAAGCGCCCGCTCCGCGGTCCTGACCATGAGCTTGCCGAGCCGGCCCGTGCTCTCGTGCAGGCCCGGCGTATCCACGAAGACCACCTGGGCGTGAGGCAGGTGCTTGATGCCTGTGATGCGCGTCCGGGTGGTCTGCGGCCGGCGCGAGACGATGGCCATCTTCTCGCCCACGAGACGGTTGAGAAGCGTAGACTTGCCGACGTTCGGCCGGCCCACCAGCGCGACGAAGCCCGCCCTGTG is part of the Candidatus Methylomirabilota bacterium genome and harbors:
- the era gene encoding GTPase Era, with the protein product MTDSGHRAGFVALVGRPNVGKSTLLNRLVGEKMAIVSRRPQTTRTRITGIKHLPHAQVVFVDTPGLHESTGRLGKLMVRTAERALQDVDLVCLVLEATEKPERLDRAIFERLKGARVPVYAVLNKIDLVAPKSKLLALISACCAAFAFKEIVPVSAETGENCEHLLALIVAAMPQRPPHFPRESLTDQPETFWVAETIREKIFRLTNQEVPYACAVRVAEISERKRPECLYIRASIFVERDSQKGILIGKGGATLKRIGTTAREDLERFFGIKVFLELAVAVRRNWRTDDRALKEFGFLLTS